In Alistipes ihumii AP11, a genomic segment contains:
- a CDS encoding ThiF family adenylyltransferase, whose translation MKEWMQRTELLLGSDRIERLRNARVLVVGLGGVGAYAAEAIARAGVGTMTIADADAVSESNINRQLPALHSTVGEPKAEVMARRLLDINPGLRLTVVRRYIRDEETETLLDEGFDYVVDAIDTLSPKAGLIRSCLERDIPVVSSMGAGAKTDPTRVRIEDIARSHHCPLAHMLRKRLHKMGIRTGFYVVFSDEPVREGSMMLCEETNKKSNVGTISYMPAVFGCHCASVVIRGLIGEMPPAAFAAETRDNVRHG comes from the coding sequence ATGAAAGAATGGATGCAACGCACGGAACTGTTGCTGGGAAGCGACCGCATCGAACGATTGCGAAACGCCCGCGTACTGGTCGTCGGACTCGGCGGCGTCGGGGCCTATGCGGCCGAAGCGATCGCGCGGGCCGGCGTCGGAACCATGACGATAGCGGATGCCGATGCGGTGTCCGAATCGAACATCAACCGCCAGCTGCCGGCCTTGCACAGCACGGTCGGCGAGCCGAAAGCCGAGGTCATGGCCCGACGGCTGCTGGACATCAACCCGGGATTGCGACTGACGGTCGTACGAAGATACATCCGCGACGAGGAGACCGAGACGCTGCTCGACGAAGGGTTCGACTACGTCGTCGACGCGATCGACACCCTCTCGCCCAAGGCGGGCCTGATCCGGTCTTGTCTCGAGCGGGACATTCCGGTCGTCAGCTCGATGGGGGCCGGAGCGAAAACCGACCCGACGCGGGTACGGATCGAGGACATCGCCCGGTCGCATCACTGTCCGCTCGCGCACATGCTACGCAAGCGCCTGCACAAGATGGGTATCCGGACGGGATTCTACGTCGTATTCTCGGACGAGCCCGTGCGCGAAGGCTCGATGATGCTGTGCGAGGAGACGAACAAGAAGTCGAACGTCGGCACGATCTCCTACATGCCGGCCGTCTTCGGCTGCCACTGCGCCTCGGTCGTGATTCGCGGGCTGATCGGAGAAATGCCGCCGGCCGCATTCGCTGCGGAAACTCGGGACAACGTGCGGCACGGATAG
- the gpmI gene encoding 2,3-bisphosphoglycerate-independent phosphoglycerate mutase has translation MANKVLLMILDGWGKGDHGHDDVVFSAHPEYIDSLEATYPSAQLRTDGENVGLPEGQMGNSEVGHLNIGAGRVVYQDLVKINRACRDDSILKNPEIVKAFSYAKENGKQVHFMGLVSDGGVHSSLDHLFKLCDISKHYGVDKTFVHCFMDGRDTDPRSGKGFIEALQSHLKGSAGRIASIVGRYYAMDRDKRWERVKLAYDLLVKGEGEKASDPVAAVQKSYDEGVTDEFIKPIVCVDGEDRPLGTIREGDVVIFFNFRNDRAKELTIALTQQDMPEFGMKRLPLYYCCMTPYDAKFEGLHILFDKENVVNTIGEYVSKQGLRQLRIAETEKYAHVTFFLNGGREETFEGEERILVPSPKVATYDLQPEMSAYEVKDKLVAELNKKKFDFICLNFANGDMVGHTGVYDAIFKAVKAVDACVHDVVETAKVNGYEVVLIADHGNADHAENADGTPNTAHSLNPVPVIVVSDRVKSVRNGVLADVAPTVLKLMGLPQPEEMTGKALIEM, from the coding sequence ATGGCAAACAAAGTGTTACTGATGATTCTGGACGGCTGGGGCAAAGGCGATCACGGTCACGACGATGTCGTGTTCTCGGCTCATCCCGAGTATATCGACTCGCTGGAAGCGACGTATCCTTCCGCACAGCTGCGCACCGACGGCGAAAATGTCGGCTTGCCCGAGGGACAGATGGGCAATTCCGAAGTGGGTCACCTCAATATCGGTGCCGGGCGCGTCGTCTATCAGGACCTCGTGAAAATCAACCGCGCCTGCCGCGACGACTCGATTCTGAAGAATCCCGAAATCGTCAAGGCATTTTCTTATGCGAAAGAGAACGGCAAGCAGGTGCATTTCATGGGCCTCGTCTCGGACGGCGGGGTTCACAGTTCGCTGGACCATCTCTTTAAGCTTTGCGACATATCGAAGCATTACGGCGTGGATAAGACTTTCGTGCATTGCTTCATGGACGGACGCGATACCGATCCGCGCAGCGGCAAGGGTTTTATCGAAGCGTTGCAGAGTCATCTGAAAGGGTCGGCCGGCCGGATCGCGTCGATCGTCGGCCGCTACTATGCGATGGACCGCGACAAGCGTTGGGAGCGCGTCAAGCTGGCATACGACCTGCTCGTAAAGGGCGAGGGCGAGAAGGCGTCCGATCCGGTCGCCGCCGTGCAGAAGTCTTACGACGAGGGCGTGACCGACGAGTTCATCAAGCCGATCGTCTGCGTCGACGGCGAGGACCGTCCGCTCGGCACGATCCGCGAAGGCGACGTCGTGATCTTCTTCAATTTCCGCAACGACCGTGCGAAGGAACTGACGATCGCACTGACGCAGCAGGATATGCCCGAGTTCGGCATGAAGCGGCTGCCGCTCTATTATTGCTGCATGACGCCTTACGATGCGAAGTTCGAGGGATTGCACATCCTGTTCGACAAGGAGAACGTCGTCAATACGATCGGCGAGTATGTGTCGAAGCAGGGACTCAGGCAGTTGCGTATCGCCGAGACGGAAAAATACGCCCATGTGACGTTCTTTCTCAATGGCGGTCGCGAGGAGACTTTCGAAGGAGAGGAGCGGATTCTGGTTCCGTCTCCCAAAGTGGCCACTTACGACCTGCAGCCCGAAATGAGCGCTTACGAGGTGAAGGACAAACTGGTGGCCGAACTGAACAAGAAGAAGTTCGATTTCATCTGCCTGAACTTCGCCAACGGCGACATGGTGGGGCACACGGGAGTTTACGATGCGATTTTCAAGGCGGTTAAGGCCGTCGACGCTTGCGTGCACGACGTGGTCGAGACCGCCAAGGTCAACGGGTACGAGGTCGTGCTGATTGCCGATCACGGCAATGCCGACCATGCCGAGAACGCGGACGGAACGCCCAATACGGCCCATTCGTTGAATCCGGTTCCTGTTATCGTCGTTTCGGACCGGGTCAAGAGCGTGCGTAACGGGGTACTGGCCGACGTGGCTCCGACCGTGCTGAAGCTGATGGGGCTGCCTCAGCCTGAGGAAATGACCGGAAAAGCGCTGATCGAAATGTAG
- the alaS gene encoding alanine--tRNA ligase, with protein MDSNQIRETFLDFFRSKGHRIVPSAPMVVKNDPTLMFTNAGMNQFKDLFLGNSPIRDRRVADSQKCLRVSGKHNDLEEVGLDTYHHTMFEMLGNWSFGDYFKKEAISWAWELLVDVYGLPKERLYATIFEGSPEEGIERDDEAYGYWKRFLPEDHIILGNKHDNFWEMGDTGPCGPCSEIHYDLRSDEERRGLDGRELVNKGHHLVIEIWNLVFMQFNRKADGRLEPLPARHVDTGMGFERLCMVLQGKQSNYDTDVFQPTICRLGEMCGRRYGDDPKTDVAMRVVADHLRAIAFSIADGQLPSNVKAGYVIRRILRRAVRYGYTYLGFDEPFICRLVDGLVAQMGGQFPELVAQRELIVKVIEEEENAFLRTLSTGISLLEGVMSKARSAGSDTIGGSDAFLLYDTYGFPIDLTELIASEGGMKVDTDAFAVELQRQKERSRNAAAVDTDDWVELLPIVESRFVGYDTLESDVRISRYRRVKAKNKTYFQLVFDHTPFYGNSGGQTGDKGYIEAGGERITVTDTLKENNLTIHLVDRLPADLAADFHAVVDAGARAATAANHTATHLLHKALRRVLGTHVEQKGSLVCPDYLRFDFSHFQKVTDEQIREVERLVNADIRSDYALEERRDCPIDEARSMGAMMLFGEKYGERVRVIRYGESVELCGGTHVARTGNIGFFKILSESATSAGVRRIEAVTAQRAAEFVYGLEDTLRGIQQYVNNPSVTQAIKKLVEENAELNKQIEEGKRERIRSIVESIEPTLTEEDGIVLIARQADFLPDIVKGIAFGLKPKFPNLVFVIGSAVGGKPALTVMLGDEIVSRGVDASKVVREAAKEISGGGGGQPFYATAGGKDVAGIEKAIFRAVELIKTQLKR; from the coding sequence ATGGATTCCAATCAGATTCGGGAGACGTTTCTCGATTTTTTCCGCAGCAAGGGCCATCGGATCGTTCCCTCGGCACCGATGGTCGTCAAGAACGACCCTACGCTGATGTTCACCAATGCCGGCATGAACCAGTTCAAGGATCTGTTTCTGGGCAACAGCCCGATCCGGGACCGCCGGGTGGCCGATTCTCAGAAATGCCTGCGCGTTTCGGGCAAGCATAACGATTTGGAGGAGGTCGGCCTCGACACCTATCACCATACGATGTTCGAGATGCTCGGCAACTGGTCGTTCGGCGACTATTTCAAAAAGGAAGCGATCTCTTGGGCATGGGAACTGCTCGTTGACGTGTACGGACTGCCCAAGGAGCGGCTGTACGCGACGATTTTCGAAGGCAGTCCCGAGGAGGGTATCGAGCGGGACGACGAGGCTTACGGATATTGGAAACGGTTCTTGCCCGAAGATCACATCATTCTGGGCAATAAGCACGACAATTTCTGGGAGATGGGCGATACCGGTCCCTGCGGCCCTTGCAGCGAGATACACTACGACCTGCGGAGCGACGAGGAGCGTCGCGGGCTGGACGGGCGCGAGCTGGTCAATAAGGGACACCATCTGGTTATCGAGATATGGAATCTGGTGTTCATGCAGTTCAACCGCAAGGCCGACGGACGGCTCGAACCGCTGCCGGCCCGCCATGTCGATACGGGCATGGGCTTCGAGCGGCTGTGCATGGTATTGCAAGGCAAGCAGAGCAACTACGACACGGATGTCTTCCAGCCGACGATCTGCCGGCTGGGCGAGATGTGCGGCCGTCGCTACGGCGACGATCCGAAGACCGATGTCGCCATGCGGGTGGTCGCCGACCATCTGCGCGCGATCGCGTTCTCGATTGCCGACGGTCAGCTTCCGTCGAATGTCAAGGCCGGGTACGTGATCCGTCGCATCTTGCGTCGCGCCGTCCGGTACGGTTATACCTACCTCGGTTTCGACGAGCCGTTTATCTGCCGGCTGGTCGACGGGCTGGTCGCTCAGATGGGCGGGCAGTTCCCCGAACTGGTCGCCCAGCGGGAACTGATCGTAAAAGTGATCGAGGAGGAGGAAAACGCGTTCCTGAGGACGCTTTCGACGGGCATCAGCCTGCTCGAGGGCGTCATGAGCAAGGCTCGCTCGGCCGGCAGCGACACGATCGGCGGCAGCGATGCGTTTCTGCTGTACGATACCTACGGTTTCCCGATCGATCTGACCGAACTGATCGCCTCGGAAGGCGGCATGAAGGTCGATACGGACGCTTTCGCCGTCGAACTGCAACGCCAGAAAGAACGCTCGCGCAATGCGGCGGCCGTCGATACGGACGATTGGGTCGAACTGCTGCCGATCGTCGAGAGCCGGTTCGTCGGCTACGATACGCTCGAAAGCGACGTGCGCATTTCGCGCTATCGCCGCGTGAAAGCCAAAAACAAGACTTATTTCCAGCTCGTTTTCGATCATACGCCTTTCTACGGCAATTCGGGAGGGCAGACCGGCGACAAGGGATATATCGAGGCCGGAGGCGAGCGTATCACCGTGACCGATACGCTTAAGGAGAACAATCTGACGATCCATCTGGTCGACCGTCTGCCGGCGGATCTGGCCGCCGATTTCCATGCCGTCGTCGATGCCGGAGCCAGAGCGGCGACGGCCGCCAACCATACGGCCACTCACCTGTTGCACAAAGCGCTGCGCCGGGTGCTCGGCACGCATGTCGAGCAGAAAGGCTCGCTCGTGTGTCCCGATTATCTGCGTTTCGATTTCTCGCATTTCCAAAAGGTGACCGACGAGCAGATCCGGGAGGTCGAGCGGCTCGTCAATGCCGACATCCGGAGCGACTACGCGCTGGAGGAGCGGCGGGATTGTCCGATCGACGAGGCCCGCTCGATGGGGGCGATGATGCTTTTCGGCGAGAAGTACGGCGAGCGGGTGCGCGTGATTCGGTACGGCGAATCGGTCGAGTTGTGCGGCGGAACGCATGTTGCCCGGACGGGGAACATAGGCTTCTTCAAGATTCTCTCCGAGAGCGCGACCTCGGCCGGCGTGCGCCGTATCGAGGCCGTGACGGCGCAGCGGGCGGCGGAGTTCGTCTACGGTCTGGAGGACACGCTGAGAGGCATTCAGCAATACGTGAACAATCCTTCCGTCACGCAGGCCATCAAGAAGCTCGTTGAGGAAAATGCGGAGCTGAACAAGCAGATCGAGGAGGGAAAGCGCGAGCGCATCCGTTCGATCGTCGAGTCGATCGAGCCGACTCTGACCGAAGAAGACGGCATCGTGCTGATTGCCCGACAGGCCGATTTCCTGCCCGATATCGTCAAGGGGATCGCGTTCGGACTGAAGCCGAAGTTTCCGAACCTGGTATTCGTGATCGGGTCGGCTGTCGGAGGCAAGCCCGCGTTGACGGTCATGCTCGGCGACGAGATCGTCTCCCGGGGCGTCGATGCTTCGAAAGTGGTGCGCGAGGCGGCCAAGGAGATAAGCGGCGGCGGCGGCGGACAGCCTTTCTATGCGACGGCCGGAGGCAAGGATGTCGCCGGAATCGAGAAAGCGATCTTCCGGGCGGTCGAATTGATAAAGACTCAATTGAAACGATAA
- a CDS encoding M23 family metallopeptidase → MAKKRYKFNPQTLTYEVIAIPLRIRFYRILRKILVGFILASIANLLFSFFFYTPKMYRISERNNELMLQYEMLGDKIRAATAKLDELRHRDNRVYRSLFGVDSLSVHGVYTPYPAAKYGSMKDDPYAPQMIGTWLELDRMTRLLYQESKSLDQLEVMAKSKELMADAIPAIWPIDRRNLRGHIGAFGSRVHPISGRISGHQGIDLGGRTGNPVYATGDGTVAFNNEGVRGYGLQVLIDHGFGYKTRYAHLSKILVSPGQKVKRGELIGEVGSTGRSTGPHLHYEVIYRGQHVDPINYFSRDMTEAEFEKIIESARATTYETE, encoded by the coding sequence ATGGCGAAAAAACGATACAAATTCAATCCGCAGACGCTGACCTACGAGGTGATCGCCATCCCGTTGCGCATCCGGTTCTACCGCATCCTGAGGAAAATACTGGTCGGATTCATTCTGGCCTCGATCGCCAACCTGCTGTTCTCGTTCTTTTTCTATACTCCGAAAATGTATCGTATCAGCGAGCGAAACAACGAACTGATGCTCCAGTACGAAATGCTCGGCGACAAAATCCGAGCGGCGACCGCCAAACTCGACGAGCTGCGCCACCGGGACAACAGGGTCTACCGCTCGCTGTTCGGCGTCGACTCGCTGAGCGTGCACGGCGTCTACACGCCCTACCCCGCCGCGAAATACGGCAGCATGAAGGACGATCCGTACGCCCCGCAGATGATCGGTACGTGGCTCGAGCTGGACCGGATGACGAGGCTGCTGTATCAGGAGTCGAAATCGCTCGACCAGCTCGAGGTCATGGCCAAAAGCAAGGAGCTGATGGCCGACGCGATCCCCGCGATCTGGCCGATCGACCGACGGAACCTGCGCGGACACATCGGCGCGTTCGGCTCGCGCGTGCATCCGATATCGGGACGAATCTCGGGGCATCAGGGTATCGATCTGGGCGGACGGACAGGCAATCCGGTCTATGCGACCGGAGACGGCACGGTCGCGTTCAACAACGAGGGCGTGCGCGGATACGGGTTGCAAGTGCTGATCGACCACGGTTTCGGTTATAAGACCCGTTATGCGCATCTGAGCAAGATACTCGTCTCCCCGGGACAGAAAGTCAAGCGTGGCGAGCTGATCGGAGAGGTCGGCAGCACCGGACGCTCGACCGGGCCGCACCTGCACTACGAGGTAATCTACCGGGGCCAGCACGTCGATCCGATCAACTACTTCAGTCGCGACATGACCGAGGCCGAATTCGAAAAGATCATCGAGTCGGCGCGGGCGACCACCTATGAAACGGAATAA
- a CDS encoding M23 family metallopeptidase translates to MSENSRPTRFKDLVPRWQEQSENFKKKFLRGVVHAFAWTGMAVLYYFAFSIFFDTPLEYEMKHSTRMLRQQYDSLSRRYDTIEKVLMNVIDRDRSVFRTLFESDPYNFDTDFEKKKWEAQEKLLTKSNKELGKLFLEKLRSFEKRGSEQLFTLATLEQAADSLKDRFDNIPAIQPVINKELTLLTASYGMRIHPFYKSLAAHQGVDYTVSEGSRVFATADGRIKEIITKRTSSGNTVVIDHGNGYETVYSHLGKIYARRGDRVRRGDIIAQSGNTGLSLAPHLHYEIRHNGMRVDPIHYFFMELDYEEYQKIVKIAQTGMQSFD, encoded by the coding sequence ATGAGCGAGAACAGCCGACCGACCCGCTTCAAGGACCTCGTGCCTCGCTGGCAGGAGCAGAGCGAGAATTTCAAGAAGAAATTCCTGCGCGGGGTGGTTCATGCGTTCGCGTGGACCGGAATGGCCGTACTCTACTACTTTGCGTTCTCGATCTTTTTCGACACGCCGCTGGAATACGAAATGAAGCATTCGACCCGAATGCTCAGGCAACAGTACGACTCGCTCAGCCGACGCTACGACACGATAGAGAAGGTGCTGATGAACGTCATCGACCGGGACCGAAGCGTGTTCCGAACCCTGTTCGAGTCGGACCCCTATAATTTCGATACCGATTTCGAGAAAAAGAAGTGGGAGGCTCAGGAAAAGCTGCTGACCAAGTCGAACAAGGAACTCGGCAAGCTTTTCCTCGAAAAACTCCGCTCGTTCGAGAAACGCGGCAGCGAGCAGCTTTTCACCCTCGCAACGCTCGAACAGGCCGCCGACTCGCTCAAGGACCGGTTCGACAACATCCCGGCCATACAGCCCGTCATCAACAAGGAGCTCACGCTGCTCACCGCCTCCTACGGCATGCGCATCCACCCGTTTTACAAAAGTCTCGCGGCCCATCAGGGAGTCGACTACACGGTCAGCGAAGGTTCGCGCGTATTCGCCACCGCCGACGGACGCATCAAGGAGATTATCACCAAGCGCACCTCTTCGGGCAACACGGTGGTCATAGACCACGGCAACGGATACGAAACCGTATACAGCCACTTAGGCAAAATCTACGCGCGCCGGGGCGACCGCGTCCGTCGGGGCGACATCATCGCCCAGTCGGGCAACACGGGCCTGTCGCTCGCTCCGCACCTGCACTATGAAATCCGGCACAACGGCATGCGAGTCGACCCGATCCACTATTTCTTCATGGAGCTCGACTACGAGGAGTATCAGAAAATCGTCAAAATAGCCCAAACGGGCATGCAGTCATTCGATTGA